DNA sequence from the Terriglobales bacterium genome:
CGATTCGGTTGCCGGCTTGATCCAGCAACGGAAGTTCATCTTCAAAATGATTTCCAGCCTTGTTTACTTCCAGATTGTTCTGTCCGGTATCGATGACGCGCATATCGTCTTCGTCCGCCTTCTTGCCGATGCGACCGATGTTTGAGGCGATGATCACGTTCTCCGATTGGTTGGGTGGGGTTACATGGAAGGCCATGATCACGACTTCCTTGTGCTTGGCCAGCGTGTCATTCACTAGTTTCTGAGCATAGGTTTTGGGCGGCTGCGAATTGGCCTTGGAGGCCGCCTCCTGAGCAGAAAGTATTGCGGGGCAGGCTAACAACGATGTGCACAGAATTGCTTTTGCGACTTTCATAGATTCTCTCCTTATTTCAATTTGGCTAGCTCGGTAACAAAAACAACAGGGACAATCCGAACGCAATCAGCGCTATCAGGAATGTGATCACCATGTACCCCATCATTCGACGCATGCCTATGCCCGCGATTGCCAGAATGGGAAGCGCAAAGAAGGGCTGTAGCATGTTGGCCACAGACTCGCCCATGGCTACTCCCATCGTGGTACCAGCCATCGAGGCGTGCAGCTCCTTAGCCGCAGGCAGGACAAAGGGTCCCTGTACTGCCCAGTGGCCACCTCCACTTGGCACAAACAACGTGATAATTAGCGACGAAATGTAAGTCCAGAATGGGAGAGATCGCGCCGTGGAGATTGCCAGGAAGCCTTTAGAGATTACACCGGCCAGTCCGGTGGCCGTCATGATGCCCATGATTCCGCCATAAAGCGGATACTGCAGGATCAGTGGTCCCGTCACACGAGCTGCGTTCTTCACGGCTCCCACGTACGCAATAGGCCGCAGATGAAAGATCAAACCCAGCAGCAGAAAAATAAGGATTACCGCATTCAGGTCCACGCTGAAGCCCGATTTCCAGTGTGCTGCCAGTGCACAGGCTGCAAGAGCCACCAGCAGAATGGTTAAAATCCAAGCACGGTCAAGCCACGCACCCAAAGTCCCTGCCTTCTCACCAATGATCTTCTGCTGGTCCTCATGCTTCAGGCGCTCGGAGTCAACGTATATCGAATCTGCGGGGGCTGGTTCGGTAGATCGAAAGATGATCGGCAGGAAAACTAACAGCGCAATTACGGGCACAAGGTTGAATGCCGTAAAGACCGTCGCGCGCAGTGGCAGACTGTAGCCTGCCACCTTCTCCACCAGGTTCAGCGCCGAGCCTGGTGTGGCTTGCGACAAGACGATGGATCCTGAAAGGCCTTCCGTCGAGATCACGAAACCGGTATAAGCCGCAGCTACGAGCCAGCCAAAGTCCAGGCGTACACGTTTCGCGATCTCGCGGGCTAGCAGACCGGCGATGACGAGTCCGAACCCCCAGTTCAACCATGATGCGATCATCCCGATCACAATCGTGAGCGACACAGCGTTCCGTGGCGTTTTGGGAATTGAGGCTAACCGTTCCAGTGCGCGATGCACAGAAGGCGAGCTGGCAAGCGCGTATCCGGTTACCAGGATCAGCACCATCTGAAAGCCGAACGTCAGGATGTTGAAGACGCCGTTGTACCAGGCGAGCCCGATTGCGCCTACAGAGCGGGTCGGAGTCAACGTGAACGCCAGAATAGCCGTCACGAAGGTGAGAAGCAGCGCAAAGACGTATGGATCGGGAAGAGCGCGCTCCATCAGGTACACGATGGAACTGCTGGCACGTGTTAGAAACGACGCACGCTTTTGCGCTTGAGTCTCTGTTGCAACGGCTGGAGTTGAGATGCCCACTTGTTCCTCTCGACGTAAGTCGACTTCAGTTTTGCTGTTCACGGCCAAGCAAGGCGGTTAAGTTGGGAATGCGCGATCGCAGCTCATCACGAATCTTCATAGAGCGAGAAATGAGTTCCGGCGCCTCAGTTTCCTGTCGCCACAAATAGACTGTGACCAGGGTTCCTACCAGCGATCCGTCGGCTGAGCGTAATGGCATATGAATTTCCATACGATGCGTGCTGGGAATCACCTGAACGATCATCTTCCCTGTCTTCGCGATGTCCTGATCAACATCATCGGAAGCTCGGCCAATGAACTTGGGTTGGTTAATTCCAACGACACGATTCGTAGTCTCACCCGGCGCGGTCACATGAAAAGCGAGGACGAGAACATCTGGATACTTTGCTAGGGTCTCAATCGTCAGTCTCTGCGCCAAATTATCATCGGAAGAACTAGCAACGATGAATGGATCGAACAACACCTGCACCGAAGGAATTACTCTCGCCAGATCATCGCGCCTCGCTTCTGCTTGGCGCAGGCATTCAGCCTTAGTGTCGATCTCGGATTTGACGCTGATGCGCAAGACTCCAATGGTTGCACTCGAAGCATCGTGCAGCGGGACGACCGCCTGACATCGATGGTTTGCGATGTCAGGTGTCGTCACGGGTCGATTACCGCCAAGCACTTCGAGATCGACTTGGCCGGCCTCACTACCGATCGCGGCGGCATTACTGCTCGCTACGACCCTGTTCTCTTTAGTCGTTGGGCTAGGAACTACCATCGACAAAGTTGAGATGTTGGTGTTGCGCAACATGGTCTCGTTCACCAGCATTTGCGCGTACGGCTTCGTAGTCGTCTGCCCTGTGCAAGGCAAAGCGCCTATTAGGACTAACGAAACCTTCGCCGCAATTTGCTTCGCGTTGATGCTCATTTCCACGAATACCTACCAGCTTACCTTCAGCGCAAACTGGATCTGACGCGATGCGGTCTGGGTTGACGTGACCAGGCCTGCTCCAGTGATCGGGGTCGTTCCACCAGTTACGGGAAAAAGAGTTTTTCCCGAACTGGGGGGTGCAAAATTTGTGAAGTTCAGAATGTTGAAGAACTCCGCTCTAAATTGCACGTTGAACGCCTCTGAAATCGCCGGGATCTTGTTGTTCTTGAATATAGAGAAATCAAGGTTTGTAAGTCCGGGCCCGGTCAGCGAGTTTCGGGTAACGTTCCCCAATCGAGTGAGTGGATTAGGGGACGCGAAGCAGCTCAGGTTGATGTATTGAACCTGGCCCTGCACCGGAGTGTTGTACTGGAGATGCGTAGGCGAACCGCATCCCGGGACACGGTCGGGAACGTCGTAGGGGGCGGTGTTCTTGAGTCCTAATGGATCGCCGCCTAGCAAAGGAGTGAACGGGAGTCCATCACTGGCCTGAAAGATTCCGCCGAGTTCCCAACCATTGGCAGCCCAACCAACCGGACCATGCAAGGACTTTGCCGCAGGCACCGTCCAAATCAGGTTCTGTACAAAATTCTTTCCGATATTGAAGTCTGCAGGTCCGCGTCGCGAGGTTTCGTCAAAGAAGAAGAGTCCGGAAATGGAATTCCCGAAAGGATCCCCTGCGAGGCTTGCTGAACCATCGTCGATGGCTTTGCTGTAGGTGAAGGAGCTTTGGCTCTGGAACCCGTGGCTCATTCTCTTCACGACTTGCAACTGCAACCCGTCGTAGTACGAGTGCCCCGTCCAAGCTAATGCGGCGATCTGTCCAGCGTTCGGATTCAACTTGGTTCCGCTGTTTCGCGGAGATGGCCACAACAGTCCCTGTGGTGTCGCTGTGGGAAGAACAGTGTTCACATCATCCGAGCGGAATGGCTGATGAATTCCTCGAGTTCCCACGTAGCCGGCGGTCACAGTGAGGTCTCTGACCACCTGTCGTTCGAGGAACAGGTTCCACTGCATGACGTAGTTCCTGCTCGGATTCGGCTGGATGTAAGTCTGCCGCAAGGCACTTGGAGATGCAGAGATAAGTGAAAATGAGCTGTTGGGGAAAGCACCGACCGGCAGCGGTACTGCGCTGCCTAGCTCCAGGAACGGTGCTGCCAAAGACGACAGCAGTTCAAATTCGTACGGCAGAGGAAGACTGTCAAATAAACCGAAGGCTCCTCGAACGGAAGTCGTTCCAGTATGGAACGGGTCCCAGGCGAAACCTACACGGGGTTCAAAGTTCTTGGTTGTCGGATTAGAGAAATAAGGATCACCCAAGTGTGGCTGTGCATCGGTCAAACTGAGCAAGGTCGATAGCTTGCCGTTGACCTCCGTGGGCACAGTCGACATTTCGTAGCGTAGGCCAACGTTAAAGGTCAGGTAAGGCCGGAAATGAATGTCGTCCTGTACATAGCCTCCGAAAAGATTCTGCCGCAGATTGCGAGGCGAGGTTGTTCCGGGAATGCTCGCGTCGAATTCGTTGGCTTGTCCGGCCAGGAAGGCGGCAACCGAGTTGAAGCGGAATAATCCACTCGGATTCGATAGCGCGAGAATGTTATTGCGCATGCGCTCAAACGCAAAGCCGAACTTCAGGAAGTGCACGCCCTTGGTGAGAAAGGCGTCGTCATAAGCCTGAATGGATGTCCATCCATAGTGATAGGCCGAAGGCCCGTTTACGCCGCCACCAAAAGTGATAATTCCTGAAGTGATGAGACTGGGAGCGTTCTGTCCAGGAACGACTCCCAATTTGGGATCGTTTCCAGCCGCCACAGGTCCTGGCGCTGAGCCGTTTATATCCGCGGCCACGCGACTCACTCCGAAGCGGACGGTGTTGATTAAAGTCGGGCTGAATGTGTGAGTTGTTTCACCCGAGCCGGATTGCCGGCGAGTGTGTGATTTCAGGAAGATGTCGTTTAGTGAATCGGGTTGCGTGAAGTTGCCATTGTCAAACATGTATGAGCCATGCAGAGCGTCTCTGTCGCTAATTCGGTGGTCTGCACGAACGGTAAAGAAATCTTCCGGTGTGATCTGTTGTCCGACAAGTGAGTATTGTCCGGTCGAGCTGCCTGCCGGGGTAGGTCCATTCGGTAGTGGATAGAAGACGAGATAAGGCTGGGTTGCGGCACTGGCCGATGCTCGGCCAGCCGGAGAAGGCACCTGGCCTACGGAAGTAAATCCGAGAGATTGGCGGAGTCCTTCGTAGTCTCCAAAGATGAAGGTGCGATCCGTAATGATCGGTCCACCTGCCGACGCACCAAACTGATTGCGCTTAAAAGGCGGAATCTGTGCTTTGTCGAAAAAGTTTCGAGCGTCGAGTGCGCTGTTGCGGAAGAACTCGTATGCGCTGCCGTGGAATTGATTCGTTCCAGCACGCGAGATTGCGTTGATCACTCCGCCGGAGGTTCTGCCGTACTCAGCCGAGTAGTTGCTGGTCACGACAGAGAATTCCTGGATCGCGTCGACTCCCAAATTGAGCCCAACAACGCTGCCGGGCGCGCCATTCGAGAAATCGTTGATGCTAATTCCGTCCAGCCGGTAGTTGTTCTGCTGCGGACGCGCGCCGGCGATTGTGATCTGCACACCGTAGCCTCGATTGCCGCGATCAGCTCCGACGGCGACGGCTTTTTCGGTCCTGACAGCAGCCACACCAGGCTGCAATGTGGCGAGTTGTGTCCAGTCGCGTCCGTTGAGTGGAAGCTCACGGACGGTTCGGGCATCTACAACATCACTGATTTGTGAAGAGGCCAATTCGATGTCCGGAGGTGTGTCCTTAACCTCGACACTCTGGGTCACACTACCGGGCTGTAGAGCGATGTTCAGCAGAGGTTGACCGCCAACTTCTAGCTTGATGTGTGATTCCGTCGTCGCAAATCCGCTCGCGGCAGTTCGTATTGCGTAATCTCCCGGCTGAAGGTTAGGCGCGCTGTAAAACCCTTGTGAGTTCGATGCGACTACCGTCACGTTCCCAGTGTCGGTGTTGCGAATAGTGACTTGCGCGTTTGGAATTACTGAACCAGACGGGTCTGCGACAGTACCGGATACGGTGGCGCCCACAGTTTGGGCTTGCAATGAACATGCCGGCAGGCATACGAAAACTGCGACTGCAAAGTAGAAACACGCACGCTTTTCAAGCTGAGTGAACATCGCTCCCTCTCCCATGCCGGTTTCCGCTGAGCCGGCGACTCTTCAGCAAAACCTTTTTCGGGAGAGGGAACCGTCAATTCAACAAAGACTCTTAGCGTTCGAGATGAAGATATTCTCTGGCTGCGCCTTCATCCGTGGCTTGTCCCTTGCCATTAGCTCTGGGCATCTCAATGCGAACCCGGGTGCCCTCTCCTTCACTACTGAAAATCGATAACTCACCACCCTGAGCTGAGCAGATCGACTTCACGATGGACAGTCCGAGGCCCGCGCCACCCGAGTGTCGCGATCTGGCCTTGTCTGCTCGATAAAACCGTTCACAAATGTGCGGCAACGCGCTGCTGGGGATCCCAATTCCGGTGTCGCGCACTTCCAGCACCGCCTTGGATCCCTGGTTCTCGACGAGGAGCTCCACCGAGCCGTTTGAGGGCGTGTACTTGATTGCGTTGTCAAGAAGATTGACGACAACCTGCTTTAGCAGCGATGGATTGCCGACCACCATGACTCCGGAGGAAACCAGGTACTCCAGGCGAAGCGATTTTTCGTCGGCAAGCAGCCGCATCTGCTCTGCCGTGGAAGTTGCGAGCTCACCCAAATTCACAAGTGCAACTTCCTTAGTGGCCTCGCCTGCCTCGAGTCTGGAAATCTCGAGCAACTGGTTCACGATCTTGCTCAGGCGCGCAATTTCTTCGAGAGCGCTGCCAACAATCTCCAAGGCTGCCGGCGACAACTGCTCATATTGTGTGAGTGACTCAAGCTCTCCTCGAAGGATGGCGAGCGGCGTACGCAACTCGTGCGATACATCCGCAGAGAAGCGGCTAATGTGCTGGAAGGAATCTTCGAGCCGCGACATCATGCGATTCAGCGACGTGCTGAGCCGTTCGATTTCATCTCCAGTTCGAACCGCGGGCAGCCTTTCGCCAAAATTGCGCGAGGTTATGGTTTCAGCCGTGCGCGTGATCTCGTCCAGCGGACGCAAAGCGCGCTTCATAATGACAATGCCGCCGAGGATGGCGGCCGCGATAATGAGCGGCATCCCCAGAGCCAGCGTGAGGATCAGTCCGTGGAGGACTGAATGAATGTCGCGGGAAGACGCTCCAATCTCGATTAGAAAGGAATTGCCCTCTGGTGTCACAAAGGGAACAGCCTCAATCAGCACCGGCCGGCTCCCGGCTCCGGATTCGACAAGGGAAAAAGGCCGAGAGCCCCAGTCCCGCAGGATCGGAATCTTTGAGGGGAGGAAATTCTGATTGATCGGAGCAGGAGATTGGTACAGCAAGCTCCCGTCGTGACGCGTGATGCGAATAAACCGTCCACTGATTTCAGGCGCCATTTCGTTCACTTCGTCGGTCACGAACGACTCGCCTTTGCGATTCACGTCAACCAGTAACTTCTCGCCGATCGATTGCCCTTCACTGCGGAGCGAGCTTCGCAAGTTCGAATCGAGATAGCGCGCGAGACCGAGGTAGACCGCAGCGCCGAAGATCACAAGGCAGATCGCGAGCACGCCGGCATACAGCGCAGCCATTCGTAAGCGGAGGGAATTGAAGTTCATGCTTCCGCTCCTTCGCGAATGGTGTACCCGACTCCGCGTACGGTGCGCAGGAGCTTCGAGTCGTGGCCAGTGTCCACCTTGTTACGCAGGTGCCGGATGTAGACATCGACAATATTGGTAATTCCGTCGAAGCTCTGATCCCAGACATGCTCGATAATCATGTTGCGCGAGAGAACGCGTCCCGCGTTGCTCATGAGGTACTCAAGGAGCGCGTATTCTTTGGCGGTGAGATCGATACGCTGTCCGGCGCGCTTCACTTGCTGCGAGAGCCGGTCCAACTCGAGATCGCTGACTCGGATTGTGCTTGCGCGATTCACCGGACCTCGTCTCATCAGCGCTTTAATGCGAACCGACAGCTCGGCAAACGCAAACGGTTTCGTGAGGTAGTCATCCGCGCCGGTCTCCATATTCGCGACTTTGTCCTGGACGGTATCGCGAGCAGACAGAATCAGCACTGGCACGGAGGAGTTCTCCTTCCGGATTCGACGCAGCACTTCGCTTCCGTCCATGCCGGGCAACATGAGGTCGAGCAGGATAAGGTCGTACTGGTACGTCTGCGCGAGTTCCAGTCCGTTTCGACCATCCTTGGCAACATCGACTGCATACCTTTCCGCTACTAAGCCTCGCTTGATGAAGCTTGCTAACTTCACTTCATCCTCAATCAACAGAATTCGCATTTGCGGCTCCCTATTACGCGCGGCTGCAATGAACCGGGCATGAACTCATAATGAAAGTTCGTTCATACAGTCTTCATCTGCGCTCGCGAAGAACATTCTCTCGCGATTCCAGCGGTAGTTCCTGAACGAATTTTCATTGTGACTTAAGGACGAGCTCATGCCTCCCTACTAGCCTTCAAGAGGCCATTTAGTGAGGAAATATGAAAAGAGCCTTATTCGCGTTGGTATTTCTGTGGGCAGCGTGTGCGGCAGCAAGTGATAGTGTGCCGCTGAGGCTGGTAAACAGCGTCGATTTGCCCAGGTACTCCGGCGACTTCGATC
Encoded proteins:
- a CDS encoding carboxypeptidase regulatory-like domain-containing protein encodes the protein MFTQLEKRACFYFAVAVFVCLPACSLQAQTVGATVSGTVADPSGSVIPNAQVTIRNTDTGNVTVVASNSQGFYSAPNLQPGDYAIRTAASGFATTESHIKLEVGGQPLLNIALQPGSVTQSVEVKDTPPDIELASSQISDVVDARTVRELPLNGRDWTQLATLQPGVAAVRTEKAVAVGADRGNRGYGVQITIAGARPQQNNYRLDGISINDFSNGAPGSVVGLNLGVDAIQEFSVVTSNYSAEYGRTSGGVINAISRAGTNQFHGSAYEFFRNSALDARNFFDKAQIPPFKRNQFGASAGGPIITDRTFIFGDYEGLRQSLGFTSVGQVPSPAGRASASAATQPYLVFYPLPNGPTPAGSSTGQYSLVGQQITPEDFFTVRADHRISDRDALHGSYMFDNGNFTQPDSLNDIFLKSHTRRQSGSGETTHTFSPTLINTVRFGVSRVAADINGSAPGPVAAGNDPKLGVVPGQNAPSLITSGIITFGGGVNGPSAYHYGWTSIQAYDDAFLTKGVHFLKFGFAFERMRNNILALSNPSGLFRFNSVAAFLAGQANEFDASIPGTTSPRNLRQNLFGGYVQDDIHFRPYLTFNVGLRYEMSTVPTEVNGKLSTLLSLTDAQPHLGDPYFSNPTTKNFEPRVGFAWDPFHTGTTSVRGAFGLFDSLPLPYEFELLSSLAAPFLELGSAVPLPVGAFPNSSFSLISASPSALRQTYIQPNPSRNYVMQWNLFLERQVVRDLTVTAGYVGTRGIHQPFRSDDVNTVLPTATPQGLLWPSPRNSGTKLNPNAGQIAALAWTGHSYYDGLQLQVVKRMSHGFQSQSSFTYSKAIDDGSASLAGDPFGNSISGLFFFDETSRRGPADFNIGKNFVQNLIWTVPAAKSLHGPVGWAANGWELGGIFQASDGLPFTPLLGGDPLGLKNTAPYDVPDRVPGCGSPTHLQYNTPVQGQVQYINLSCFASPNPLTRLGNVTRNSLTGPGLTNLDFSIFKNNKIPAISEAFNVQFRAEFFNILNFTNFAPPSSGKTLFPVTGGTTPITGAGLVTSTQTASRQIQFALKVSW
- a CDS encoding TIGR00366 family protein; amino-acid sequence: MGISTPAVATETQAQKRASFLTRASSSIVYLMERALPDPYVFALLLTFVTAILAFTLTPTRSVGAIGLAWYNGVFNILTFGFQMVLILVTGYALASSPSVHRALERLASIPKTPRNAVSLTIVIGMIASWLNWGFGLVIAGLLAREIAKRVRLDFGWLVAAAYTGFVISTEGLSGSIVLSQATPGSALNLVEKVAGYSLPLRATVFTAFNLVPVIALLVFLPIIFRSTEPAPADSIYVDSERLKHEDQQKIIGEKAGTLGAWLDRAWILTILLVALAACALAAHWKSGFSVDLNAVILIFLLLGLIFHLRPIAYVGAVKNAARVTGPLILQYPLYGGIMGIMTATGLAGVISKGFLAISTARSLPFWTYISSLIITLFVPSGGGHWAVQGPFVLPAAKELHASMAGTTMGVAMGESVANMLQPFFALPILAIAGIGMRRMMGYMVITFLIALIAFGLSLLFLLPS
- a CDS encoding response regulator transcription factor → MRILLIEDEVKLASFIKRGLVAERYAVDVAKDGRNGLELAQTYQYDLILLDLMLPGMDGSEVLRRIRKENSSVPVLILSARDTVQDKVANMETGADDYLTKPFAFAELSVRIKALMRRGPVNRASTIRVSDLELDRLSQQVKRAGQRIDLTAKEYALLEYLMSNAGRVLSRNMIIEHVWDQSFDGITNIVDVYIRHLRNKVDTGHDSKLLRTVRGVGYTIREGAEA
- a CDS encoding ATP-binding protein; translated protein: MNFNSLRLRMAALYAGVLAICLVIFGAAVYLGLARYLDSNLRSSLRSEGQSIGEKLLVDVNRKGESFVTDEVNEMAPEISGRFIRITRHDGSLLYQSPAPINQNFLPSKIPILRDWGSRPFSLVESGAGSRPVLIEAVPFVTPEGNSFLIEIGASSRDIHSVLHGLILTLALGMPLIIAAAILGGIVIMKRALRPLDEITRTAETITSRNFGERLPAVRTGDEIERLSTSLNRMMSRLEDSFQHISRFSADVSHELRTPLAILRGELESLTQYEQLSPAALEIVGSALEEIARLSKIVNQLLEISRLEAGEATKEVALVNLGELATSTAEQMRLLADEKSLRLEYLVSSGVMVVGNPSLLKQVVVNLLDNAIKYTPSNGSVELLVENQGSKAVLEVRDTGIGIPSSALPHICERFYRADKARSRHSGGAGLGLSIVKSICSAQGGELSIFSSEGEGTRVRIEMPRANGKGQATDEGAAREYLHLER